A genomic window from Denticeps clupeoides chromosome 11, fDenClu1.1, whole genome shotgun sequence includes:
- the rtkna gene encoding rhotekin isoform X3, whose product MWNSAIYPDIADGMSNQRDSDIQKKIDHEIRMRDGACKLLAACSQRDQALEASKSLLTCNTRIMAYMSELQRMKEAQVMQRVARRSSDAGPMDDRHPCKAKVAISDLRIPLMWKDTEYFKNKGELHRCAVFCLLQLGGQSFDTDMVMVDRTLTDICFENTIVFEEVSPGFELRVELYSSSWEDGGSAGSTPRKLASKLSSSLGRSAGKRMRAAMEPGGNSPTSHGGGTTLLLPVPSVPGPKYHLLAHTTLTLTHVQDSFRTHDLSITANEECSFWLPLYGSVCCRLAAQPHCMTQQMMSGQLRVKLGGDPQGWTDIYGVLKGTKLFCYHKQDDKEASVDPAVTIGINKETRIRAAEKDPHSKAQSICISNQYGGEEVTHTLSTDSREDTQRWMEAFWQQFYDMSQWKQCCDDLMKIDLPSPRKPALISPKQGSLYHEMVIDTSDDISTVTDILTRRMHDSDLRSRLEQATPTPVWLSLFEEDCSPPTTPIPSHYQKPPVPRPCSSPRSPARASPRCGGRLSSLASLTSESDSPCSTSPCSRHGWTPEPPAAPPSFRPRTLSLDAKLSSLRVRGYSAGLQCACQTPAAVTSGSPHRAPALAGLSCSSTSSTSSSSSEGSGGPDSDLPFSRPGAAGRSARNLRSKLDPRNWLQSQV is encoded by the exons ATGTGGAATAGCGCGATCTATCCGGACATCGCGGACGGGATGAGTAACCAGCGA GACAGTGACATCCAGAAGAAGATCGACCATGAGATCCGCATGCGTGATGGGGCGTGTAAACTGCTGGCGGCTTGCTCCCAGAGGGACCAGGCGCTGGAGGCGTCCAAGAGCCTCCTCACCTGCAACACGCGCATCATGGCCTACATGTCTGAGCTGCAGAGGATGAAGGAGGCTCAGGTCATGCAGAGGGTGGCCCGCAG GTCATCTGACGCTGGGCCTATGGATGACAGGCACCCCTGTAAAGCCAAAGTCGCTATCTCAG ACCTTCGCATCCCCCTCATGTGGAAGGACACAGAGTATTTCAAGAATAAAGGAG AACTTCATCGCTGTGCGGTGTTCTGTCTCCTCCAACTGGGTGGCCAGAGCTTCGACACTGACATGGTGATGGTGGACCGAACTCTGACAGACATCTGCTTCGAGAACACCATTGtctt TGAGGAGGTGAGCCCAGGCTTCGAGCTGCGAGTGGAACTGTACAGCAGCAGCTGGGAGGACGGCGGCTCGGCAGGCAGCACGCCGCGGAAACTGGCCAGCAAGCTCAGCTCGTCGCTGGGCCGCTCGGCGGGGAAGAGGATGCGGGCGGCCATGGAGCCTGGAGGCAACAGCCCCACCAGCCACGGCGGAGGGACAACTCTGCTGCTACCGGTCCCCTCTGTACC GGGCCCGAAGTACCATCTCCTGGCTCACACCACTCTCACCCTCACACATGTGCAGGACAGCTTCCGGACTCACGACCTTTCCATCACAGCCAATG AGGAGTGCTCCTTCTGGCTGCCGCTCTACGGGAGCGTGTGCTGCCGCCTGGCCGCGCAGCCCCACTGCATGACGCAGCAAATGATGAGTGGACAACTGCGGGTCAAG CTTGGGGGGGATCCTCAAGGCTGGACCGACATCTACGGTGTCCTTAAAGGGACAAAGCTGTTCTGCTACCACAAACAAGATGATAAAGAGGCCAGTGTGGACCCTGCTGTTACTATTGGTATTAACAAA GAGACAAGGATTCGTGCAGCAGAGAAGGATCCCCACAGCAAAGCCCAGAGCATCTGCATTAGTAACCAGTATGGGGGAGAGgaggtcacacacactctttcaacAGACAGCCGGGAGGATACACAGCGCTGGATGGAGGCCTTCTGGCAGCAGTTCTATGACATGa GCCAGTGGAAGCAGTGCTGCGATGACCTGATGAAGATTGACTTGCCATCACCAAGGAAACCTGCCCTCATCTCACCCAAACAGGGATCCCTTTACCATGAAATGG TTATTGACACATCTGATGACATCAGCACAGTGACGGACATCCTGACACGGCGTATGCACGACTCTGACTTGCGGAGCCGGCTGGAGCAAGCCACGCCCACACCTGTGTGGCTGTCCCTTTTTGAGGAAGACTGCTCCCCGCCCACAACCCCCATTCCCAGTCACTACCAGAAGCCACCCGTACCCCGCCCCTGCTCCAGTCCCCGCAGTCCAGCTCGGGCGAGTCCGAGATGTGGGGGTCGCCTGTCCTCCCTGGCCAGCCTCACCTCCGAAAGCGATAGCCCCTGCAGCACCAGCCCCTGCTCTCGACACGGCTGGACCCCCGAGCCCCCCGCCGCACCGCCCAGCTTCCGACCCCGCACCCTGTCCCTGGACGCCAAGCTGAGCAGCCTGCGGGTTCGTGGCTACAGCGCAGGCCTCCAGTGCGCCTGCCAGACCCCGGCTGCCGTCACCTCGGGGTCCCCCCACAGAGCGCCCGCCCTTGCCGGGCTGTCCTGCTCCAGCACGTCCAGCacttccagcagctccagcGAGGGAAGCGGGGGACCTGATTCCGACCTGCCCTTTTCACGCCCGGGCGCAGCCGGACGCAGCGCCAGGAACTTGCGCTCCAAACTTGACCCCCGCAACTGGCTGCAGAGCCAGGTCTAA
- the rtkna gene encoding rhotekin isoform X2, translated as MPMDRMADMEEKLRILEDLNMIYIRQIALSLKDSDIQKKIDHEIRMRDGACKLLAACSQRDQALEASKSLLTCNTRIMAYMSELQRMKEAQVMQRVARRSSDAGPMDDRHPCKAKVAISDLRIPLMWKDTEYFKNKGELHRCAVFCLLQLGGQSFDTDMVMVDRTLTDICFENTIVFEEVSPGFELRVELYSSSWEDGGSAGSTPRKLASKLSSSLGRSAGKRMRAAMEPGGNSPTSHGGGTTLLLPVPSVPGPKYHLLAHTTLTLTHVQDSFRTHDLSITANEECSFWLPLYGSVCCRLAAQPHCMTQQMMSGQLRVKLGGDPQGWTDIYGVLKGTKLFCYHKQDDKEASVDPAVTIGINKETRIRAAEKDPHSKAQSICISNQYGGEEVTHTLSTDSREDTQRWMEAFWQQFYDMSQWKQCCDDLMKIDLPSPRKPALISPKQGSLYHEMVIDTSDDISTVTDILTRRMHDSDLRSRLEQATPTPVWLSLFEEDCSPPTTPIPSHYQKPPVPRPCSSPRSPARASPRCGGRLSSLASLTSESDSPCSTSPCSRHGWTPEPPAAPPSFRPRTLSLDAKLSSLRVRGYSAGLQCACQTPAAVTSGSPHRAPALAGLSCSSTSSTSSSSSEGSGGPDSDLPFSRPGAAGRSARNLRSKLDPRNWLQSQV; from the exons ATGCCGATGGACAGAATGGCAGATATGGAGGAGAAACTGCGTATCTTGGAGGACCTCAACATGATCTACATCCGACAGATCGCCCTGAGCCTGAAG GACAGTGACATCCAGAAGAAGATCGACCATGAGATCCGCATGCGTGATGGGGCGTGTAAACTGCTGGCGGCTTGCTCCCAGAGGGACCAGGCGCTGGAGGCGTCCAAGAGCCTCCTCACCTGCAACACGCGCATCATGGCCTACATGTCTGAGCTGCAGAGGATGAAGGAGGCTCAGGTCATGCAGAGGGTGGCCCGCAG GTCATCTGACGCTGGGCCTATGGATGACAGGCACCCCTGTAAAGCCAAAGTCGCTATCTCAG ACCTTCGCATCCCCCTCATGTGGAAGGACACAGAGTATTTCAAGAATAAAGGAG AACTTCATCGCTGTGCGGTGTTCTGTCTCCTCCAACTGGGTGGCCAGAGCTTCGACACTGACATGGTGATGGTGGACCGAACTCTGACAGACATCTGCTTCGAGAACACCATTGtctt TGAGGAGGTGAGCCCAGGCTTCGAGCTGCGAGTGGAACTGTACAGCAGCAGCTGGGAGGACGGCGGCTCGGCAGGCAGCACGCCGCGGAAACTGGCCAGCAAGCTCAGCTCGTCGCTGGGCCGCTCGGCGGGGAAGAGGATGCGGGCGGCCATGGAGCCTGGAGGCAACAGCCCCACCAGCCACGGCGGAGGGACAACTCTGCTGCTACCGGTCCCCTCTGTACC GGGCCCGAAGTACCATCTCCTGGCTCACACCACTCTCACCCTCACACATGTGCAGGACAGCTTCCGGACTCACGACCTTTCCATCACAGCCAATG AGGAGTGCTCCTTCTGGCTGCCGCTCTACGGGAGCGTGTGCTGCCGCCTGGCCGCGCAGCCCCACTGCATGACGCAGCAAATGATGAGTGGACAACTGCGGGTCAAG CTTGGGGGGGATCCTCAAGGCTGGACCGACATCTACGGTGTCCTTAAAGGGACAAAGCTGTTCTGCTACCACAAACAAGATGATAAAGAGGCCAGTGTGGACCCTGCTGTTACTATTGGTATTAACAAA GAGACAAGGATTCGTGCAGCAGAGAAGGATCCCCACAGCAAAGCCCAGAGCATCTGCATTAGTAACCAGTATGGGGGAGAGgaggtcacacacactctttcaacAGACAGCCGGGAGGATACACAGCGCTGGATGGAGGCCTTCTGGCAGCAGTTCTATGACATGa GCCAGTGGAAGCAGTGCTGCGATGACCTGATGAAGATTGACTTGCCATCACCAAGGAAACCTGCCCTCATCTCACCCAAACAGGGATCCCTTTACCATGAAATGG TTATTGACACATCTGATGACATCAGCACAGTGACGGACATCCTGACACGGCGTATGCACGACTCTGACTTGCGGAGCCGGCTGGAGCAAGCCACGCCCACACCTGTGTGGCTGTCCCTTTTTGAGGAAGACTGCTCCCCGCCCACAACCCCCATTCCCAGTCACTACCAGAAGCCACCCGTACCCCGCCCCTGCTCCAGTCCCCGCAGTCCAGCTCGGGCGAGTCCGAGATGTGGGGGTCGCCTGTCCTCCCTGGCCAGCCTCACCTCCGAAAGCGATAGCCCCTGCAGCACCAGCCCCTGCTCTCGACACGGCTGGACCCCCGAGCCCCCCGCCGCACCGCCCAGCTTCCGACCCCGCACCCTGTCCCTGGACGCCAAGCTGAGCAGCCTGCGGGTTCGTGGCTACAGCGCAGGCCTCCAGTGCGCCTGCCAGACCCCGGCTGCCGTCACCTCGGGGTCCCCCCACAGAGCGCCCGCCCTTGCCGGGCTGTCCTGCTCCAGCACGTCCAGCacttccagcagctccagcGAGGGAAGCGGGGGACCTGATTCCGACCTGCCCTTTTCACGCCCGGGCGCAGCCGGACGCAGCGCCAGGAACTTGCGCTCCAAACTTGACCCCCGCAACTGGCTGCAGAGCCAGGTCTAA
- the rtkna gene encoding rhotekin isoform X4, whose amino-acid sequence MFCRNQTSRATVARGSALEMEIRRGRCRRSIFLDTLQDSDIQKKIDHEIRMRDGACKLLAACSQRDQALEASKSLLTCNTRIMAYMSELQRMKEAQVMQRVARRSSDAGPMDDRHPCKAKVAISDLRIPLMWKDTEYFKNKGELHRCAVFCLLQLGGQSFDTDMVMVDRTLTDICFENTIVFEEVSPGFELRVELYSSSWEDGGSAGSTPRKLASKLSSSLGRSAGKRMRAAMEPGGNSPTSHGGGTTLLLPVPSVPGPKYHLLAHTTLTLTHVQDSFRTHDLSITANEECSFWLPLYGSVCCRLAAQPHCMTQQMMSGQLRVKLGGDPQGWTDIYGVLKGTKLFCYHKQDDKEASVDPAVTIGINKETRIRAAEKDPHSKAQSICISNQYGGEEVTHTLSTDSREDTQRWMEAFWQQFYDMSQWKQCCDDLMKIDLPSPRKPALISPKQGSLYHEMAPSAPAPVCEGLLLQDNAVSAEIRALLSSYYSDSY is encoded by the exons GACAGTGACATCCAGAAGAAGATCGACCATGAGATCCGCATGCGTGATGGGGCGTGTAAACTGCTGGCGGCTTGCTCCCAGAGGGACCAGGCGCTGGAGGCGTCCAAGAGCCTCCTCACCTGCAACACGCGCATCATGGCCTACATGTCTGAGCTGCAGAGGATGAAGGAGGCTCAGGTCATGCAGAGGGTGGCCCGCAG GTCATCTGACGCTGGGCCTATGGATGACAGGCACCCCTGTAAAGCCAAAGTCGCTATCTCAG ACCTTCGCATCCCCCTCATGTGGAAGGACACAGAGTATTTCAAGAATAAAGGAG AACTTCATCGCTGTGCGGTGTTCTGTCTCCTCCAACTGGGTGGCCAGAGCTTCGACACTGACATGGTGATGGTGGACCGAACTCTGACAGACATCTGCTTCGAGAACACCATTGtctt TGAGGAGGTGAGCCCAGGCTTCGAGCTGCGAGTGGAACTGTACAGCAGCAGCTGGGAGGACGGCGGCTCGGCAGGCAGCACGCCGCGGAAACTGGCCAGCAAGCTCAGCTCGTCGCTGGGCCGCTCGGCGGGGAAGAGGATGCGGGCGGCCATGGAGCCTGGAGGCAACAGCCCCACCAGCCACGGCGGAGGGACAACTCTGCTGCTACCGGTCCCCTCTGTACC GGGCCCGAAGTACCATCTCCTGGCTCACACCACTCTCACCCTCACACATGTGCAGGACAGCTTCCGGACTCACGACCTTTCCATCACAGCCAATG AGGAGTGCTCCTTCTGGCTGCCGCTCTACGGGAGCGTGTGCTGCCGCCTGGCCGCGCAGCCCCACTGCATGACGCAGCAAATGATGAGTGGACAACTGCGGGTCAAG CTTGGGGGGGATCCTCAAGGCTGGACCGACATCTACGGTGTCCTTAAAGGGACAAAGCTGTTCTGCTACCACAAACAAGATGATAAAGAGGCCAGTGTGGACCCTGCTGTTACTATTGGTATTAACAAA GAGACAAGGATTCGTGCAGCAGAGAAGGATCCCCACAGCAAAGCCCAGAGCATCTGCATTAGTAACCAGTATGGGGGAGAGgaggtcacacacactctttcaacAGACAGCCGGGAGGATACACAGCGCTGGATGGAGGCCTTCTGGCAGCAGTTCTATGACATGa GCCAGTGGAAGCAGTGCTGCGATGACCTGATGAAGATTGACTTGCCATCACCAAGGAAACCTGCCCTCATCTCACCCAAACAGGGATCCCTTTACCATGAAATGG CTCCTTCTGCCCCTGCTCCGGTGTGTGAGGGTCTGCTGCTGCAGGATAACGCTGTTTCTGCCGAGATCCGCGCACTGCTCTCCTCTTATTACAGCGACAG TTATTGA
- the rtkna gene encoding rhotekin isoform X1 — MFCRNQTSRATVARGSALEMEIRRGRCRRSIFLDTLQDSDIQKKIDHEIRMRDGACKLLAACSQRDQALEASKSLLTCNTRIMAYMSELQRMKEAQVMQRVARRSSDAGPMDDRHPCKAKVAISDLRIPLMWKDTEYFKNKGELHRCAVFCLLQLGGQSFDTDMVMVDRTLTDICFENTIVFEEVSPGFELRVELYSSSWEDGGSAGSTPRKLASKLSSSLGRSAGKRMRAAMEPGGNSPTSHGGGTTLLLPVPSVPGPKYHLLAHTTLTLTHVQDSFRTHDLSITANEECSFWLPLYGSVCCRLAAQPHCMTQQMMSGQLRVKLGGDPQGWTDIYGVLKGTKLFCYHKQDDKEASVDPAVTIGINKETRIRAAEKDPHSKAQSICISNQYGGEEVTHTLSTDSREDTQRWMEAFWQQFYDMSQWKQCCDDLMKIDLPSPRKPALISPKQGSLYHEMVIDTSDDISTVTDILTRRMHDSDLRSRLEQATPTPVWLSLFEEDCSPPTTPIPSHYQKPPVPRPCSSPRSPARASPRCGGRLSSLASLTSESDSPCSTSPCSRHGWTPEPPAAPPSFRPRTLSLDAKLSSLRVRGYSAGLQCACQTPAAVTSGSPHRAPALAGLSCSSTSSTSSSSSEGSGGPDSDLPFSRPGAAGRSARNLRSKLDPRNWLQSQV, encoded by the exons GACAGTGACATCCAGAAGAAGATCGACCATGAGATCCGCATGCGTGATGGGGCGTGTAAACTGCTGGCGGCTTGCTCCCAGAGGGACCAGGCGCTGGAGGCGTCCAAGAGCCTCCTCACCTGCAACACGCGCATCATGGCCTACATGTCTGAGCTGCAGAGGATGAAGGAGGCTCAGGTCATGCAGAGGGTGGCCCGCAG GTCATCTGACGCTGGGCCTATGGATGACAGGCACCCCTGTAAAGCCAAAGTCGCTATCTCAG ACCTTCGCATCCCCCTCATGTGGAAGGACACAGAGTATTTCAAGAATAAAGGAG AACTTCATCGCTGTGCGGTGTTCTGTCTCCTCCAACTGGGTGGCCAGAGCTTCGACACTGACATGGTGATGGTGGACCGAACTCTGACAGACATCTGCTTCGAGAACACCATTGtctt TGAGGAGGTGAGCCCAGGCTTCGAGCTGCGAGTGGAACTGTACAGCAGCAGCTGGGAGGACGGCGGCTCGGCAGGCAGCACGCCGCGGAAACTGGCCAGCAAGCTCAGCTCGTCGCTGGGCCGCTCGGCGGGGAAGAGGATGCGGGCGGCCATGGAGCCTGGAGGCAACAGCCCCACCAGCCACGGCGGAGGGACAACTCTGCTGCTACCGGTCCCCTCTGTACC GGGCCCGAAGTACCATCTCCTGGCTCACACCACTCTCACCCTCACACATGTGCAGGACAGCTTCCGGACTCACGACCTTTCCATCACAGCCAATG AGGAGTGCTCCTTCTGGCTGCCGCTCTACGGGAGCGTGTGCTGCCGCCTGGCCGCGCAGCCCCACTGCATGACGCAGCAAATGATGAGTGGACAACTGCGGGTCAAG CTTGGGGGGGATCCTCAAGGCTGGACCGACATCTACGGTGTCCTTAAAGGGACAAAGCTGTTCTGCTACCACAAACAAGATGATAAAGAGGCCAGTGTGGACCCTGCTGTTACTATTGGTATTAACAAA GAGACAAGGATTCGTGCAGCAGAGAAGGATCCCCACAGCAAAGCCCAGAGCATCTGCATTAGTAACCAGTATGGGGGAGAGgaggtcacacacactctttcaacAGACAGCCGGGAGGATACACAGCGCTGGATGGAGGCCTTCTGGCAGCAGTTCTATGACATGa GCCAGTGGAAGCAGTGCTGCGATGACCTGATGAAGATTGACTTGCCATCACCAAGGAAACCTGCCCTCATCTCACCCAAACAGGGATCCCTTTACCATGAAATGG TTATTGACACATCTGATGACATCAGCACAGTGACGGACATCCTGACACGGCGTATGCACGACTCTGACTTGCGGAGCCGGCTGGAGCAAGCCACGCCCACACCTGTGTGGCTGTCCCTTTTTGAGGAAGACTGCTCCCCGCCCACAACCCCCATTCCCAGTCACTACCAGAAGCCACCCGTACCCCGCCCCTGCTCCAGTCCCCGCAGTCCAGCTCGGGCGAGTCCGAGATGTGGGGGTCGCCTGTCCTCCCTGGCCAGCCTCACCTCCGAAAGCGATAGCCCCTGCAGCACCAGCCCCTGCTCTCGACACGGCTGGACCCCCGAGCCCCCCGCCGCACCGCCCAGCTTCCGACCCCGCACCCTGTCCCTGGACGCCAAGCTGAGCAGCCTGCGGGTTCGTGGCTACAGCGCAGGCCTCCAGTGCGCCTGCCAGACCCCGGCTGCCGTCACCTCGGGGTCCCCCCACAGAGCGCCCGCCCTTGCCGGGCTGTCCTGCTCCAGCACGTCCAGCacttccagcagctccagcGAGGGAAGCGGGGGACCTGATTCCGACCTGCCCTTTTCACGCCCGGGCGCAGCCGGACGCAGCGCCAGGAACTTGCGCTCCAAACTTGACCCCCGCAACTGGCTGCAGAGCCAGGTCTAA